A single window of Kitasatospora sp. HUAS MG31 DNA harbors:
- a CDS encoding GNAT family N-acetyltransferase: protein MSVYLETERLTLRRFTPADADLLVELDADPGVMRYLSGGRATPRAVVEQEIIPLYLRHYRDTPDLAWWAALDRDGGEFLGWFEFRPTGREAGEVELGYRLRRAAWGRGLATEGARALVARGFGELGVRRVVGYTMAVNLGSRRVLEKAGLRYVRTFHEDWPDPIAGAEHGEVEYALDRAGWRTAPEYWEP, encoded by the coding sequence ATGTCCGTGTACCTGGAGACCGAGCGGCTGACCCTGCGGCGGTTCACCCCCGCCGACGCCGACCTGCTGGTGGAGCTCGACGCCGACCCCGGGGTCATGCGGTACCTCAGCGGCGGGCGGGCCACCCCGCGCGCGGTGGTCGAGCAGGAGATCATCCCGCTCTACCTCAGGCACTACCGCGACACCCCCGACCTCGCCTGGTGGGCCGCGCTCGACCGGGACGGCGGGGAGTTCCTCGGCTGGTTCGAGTTCCGGCCGACCGGCCGGGAGGCGGGCGAGGTGGAACTCGGCTACCGGCTGCGCCGCGCCGCCTGGGGCCGCGGGCTGGCCACCGAGGGCGCCCGGGCGCTGGTCGCGCGCGGGTTCGGCGAACTCGGCGTGCGGCGGGTGGTCGGCTACACGATGGCGGTGAACCTGGGCTCCCGCCGGGTGCTGGAGAAGGCCGGGCTGCGGTACGTCCGCACCTTCCACGAGGACTGGCCGGATCCGATCGCGGGCGCCGAGCACGGCGAGGTGGAGTACGCCCTGGACCGGGCGGGGTGGCGGACCGCTCCGGAATACTGGGAGCCATGA
- a CDS encoding DUF3046 domain-containing protein has translation MRLTEFWRRMYEHFGEAYAESFASDHVMSELGGRTVRQALEAGWEAKDVWRVVCRTQGVSPLLR, from the coding sequence ATGAGGCTGACCGAGTTCTGGCGACGGATGTACGAGCACTTCGGCGAGGCGTACGCGGAGTCGTTCGCCAGCGACCACGTGATGAGCGAGCTCGGCGGCCGGACGGTGCGGCAGGCGCTGGAGGCCGGCTGGGAGGCCAAGGACGTCTGGCGGGTGGTCTGCCGGACCCAGGGGGTCTCGCCGCTGCTGCGGTGA
- a CDS encoding AI-2E family transporter — translation MASSADAPPPPDPPAGGEDAGRGARPGGGMPRWLPRAMVLALLLVGLFQLADWAFHQLIDLLVMLLVAFFLSLAMEPAVDRMAARGIRRGLGTFLVFIGLAVAVAGFLTALGTLLVDQISQIAGRLPHLLDNLIGWVNRTFDQDFSLGELQNRVLRDSGAIEKYVQQAADNVWGVSSTVIGGLFQAFTVGLFTFYLTAEGPRVRRTVCSLLPPARQGEVLRAWEIALAKTGGYLYSRALLALVSTVAHWIMFQIIDLPYAAALGVWVGVVSQFVPTIGTYIAGALPVLVALTDQPLDALWVLGFVVVYQQVENYLLHPRITARTVDVHPAMAFGAVIAGAALLGAVGALIAIPVAATLQGFVGTYVRRYEVTTDPRIDRGEARRLRRERRRAAARRLRRLMRGDHSDDSAGQDREDGEE, via the coding sequence GTGGCCAGCAGCGCAGACGCACCTCCGCCGCCCGACCCGCCCGCCGGCGGGGAGGACGCCGGCCGGGGTGCGCGGCCCGGCGGGGGGATGCCCCGCTGGCTGCCGCGGGCGATGGTGCTGGCGCTGCTCCTGGTGGGGCTGTTCCAGCTGGCCGACTGGGCCTTCCACCAGCTGATCGACCTGCTGGTGATGCTGCTGGTCGCGTTCTTCCTCTCGCTGGCGATGGAGCCCGCGGTGGACCGGATGGCTGCCCGCGGGATACGGCGCGGGCTCGGCACCTTCCTGGTGTTCATCGGGCTGGCGGTCGCCGTGGCCGGCTTCCTCACCGCGCTCGGCACCCTGCTGGTCGACCAGATCTCGCAGATCGCCGGACGGCTGCCGCACCTGCTGGACAACCTGATCGGCTGGGTGAACCGCACCTTCGACCAGGACTTCTCGCTCGGCGAGCTGCAGAACCGGGTGCTCCGCGACTCCGGCGCCATCGAGAAGTACGTCCAGCAGGCCGCGGACAACGTCTGGGGCGTCTCCAGCACGGTGATCGGCGGGCTGTTCCAGGCGTTCACGGTCGGCCTGTTCACCTTCTACCTCACCGCCGAGGGCCCCCGGGTGCGGCGGACCGTCTGCTCGCTGCTGCCGCCCGCCCGGCAGGGCGAGGTGCTGCGGGCCTGGGAGATCGCGCTGGCCAAGACCGGCGGCTACCTCTACTCCCGGGCGCTGCTGGCCCTGGTGTCCACGGTGGCGCACTGGATCATGTTCCAGATCATCGACCTGCCGTACGCCGCCGCGCTGGGCGTCTGGGTCGGTGTGGTGTCGCAGTTCGTCCCCACCATCGGCACCTACATCGCCGGCGCCCTGCCGGTGCTGGTGGCCCTCACCGACCAGCCGCTGGACGCGCTCTGGGTGCTCGGCTTCGTGGTGGTCTACCAGCAGGTGGAGAACTACCTGCTGCACCCGCGGATCACCGCCCGCACGGTGGACGTGCACCCCGCGATGGCCTTCGGCGCGGTGATCGCCGGGGCGGCGCTGCTCGGCGCGGTGGGTGCGCTGATCGCCATCCCGGTGGCGGCCACCCTGCAGGGGTTCGTCGGGACGTACGTCCGCCGGTACGAGGTGACCACGGACCCGCGGATCGACCGCGGGGAGGCACGCAGGCTCCGCAGGGAGCGCAGACGGGCCGCCGCGCGCCGACTCCGGCGCCTGATGCGCGGCGATCATTCGGACGATTCCGCAGGTCAGGACCGGGAGGACGGAGAAGAGTAG
- the recA gene encoding recombinase RecA, which translates to MAGTDREKALETALAQIERQFGKGSVMRLGEKANEPIDVIPTGSTALDVALGVGGIPRGRVIEIYGPESSGKTTLTLHLAANAQRAGGTVAFVDAEHALDPEYAKKLGVDTDALLVSQPDTGEQALEITDMLIRSGAIDLVIIDSVAALVPRAEIEGEMGDSHVGLQARLMSQALRKIAGALNQSNTTAVFINQLREKIGVMFGSPETTTGGRALKFYASVRLDIRRIETLKDGTEAVGNRTRVKVVKNKVAAPFKQAEFDILYGVGISREGGLIDMGVEHGFIRKSGAWYTYEGDQLGQGKENARNFLRDNPQLADEIEAKIKGKLGIGPKVETEAGAAAAPAAEAPVVAAKSATAKKTAAAKA; encoded by the coding sequence ATGGCAGGTACGGACCGCGAGAAGGCCCTAGAGACCGCACTCGCCCAGATCGAGCGGCAGTTCGGCAAGGGCTCGGTGATGCGCCTCGGCGAGAAGGCGAACGAGCCGATCGACGTGATCCCCACCGGCTCCACGGCGCTGGACGTCGCCCTCGGCGTCGGCGGCATCCCGCGCGGCCGCGTGATCGAGATCTACGGCCCCGAGTCCTCCGGCAAGACCACGCTGACCCTGCACCTGGCGGCCAACGCCCAGCGGGCCGGCGGCACGGTGGCCTTCGTCGACGCGGAGCACGCGCTCGACCCGGAGTACGCCAAGAAGCTCGGCGTCGACACCGACGCCCTGCTGGTCAGCCAGCCGGACACCGGTGAGCAGGCCCTGGAGATCACCGACATGCTGATCCGCTCCGGCGCGATCGACCTGGTGATCATCGACTCGGTGGCGGCCCTGGTGCCGCGCGCCGAGATCGAGGGCGAGATGGGCGACTCGCACGTCGGTCTGCAGGCCCGCCTGATGAGCCAGGCGCTGCGCAAGATCGCCGGTGCGCTCAACCAGTCGAACACCACCGCCGTCTTCATCAACCAGCTGCGCGAGAAGATCGGCGTCATGTTCGGCTCCCCGGAGACCACCACCGGTGGCCGGGCGCTGAAGTTCTACGCCTCGGTCCGCCTGGACATCCGCCGGATCGAGACCCTGAAGGACGGCACCGAGGCGGTCGGCAACCGCACCCGCGTCAAGGTGGTCAAGAACAAGGTCGCCGCGCCGTTCAAGCAGGCCGAGTTCGACATCCTCTACGGCGTCGGCATCAGCCGCGAGGGCGGCCTGATCGACATGGGCGTGGAGCACGGGTTCATCCGCAAGTCCGGCGCCTGGTACACCTACGAGGGCGACCAGCTCGGCCAGGGCAAGGAGAACGCCCGCAACTTCCTGCGCGACAACCCGCAGCTGGCCGACGAGATCGAGGCCAAGATCAAGGGCAAGCTCGGCATCGGCCCGAAGGTCGAGACCGAGGCCGGCGCCGCCGCGGCCCCGGCCGCCGAGGCCCCCGTCGTGGCCGCCAAGTCGGCCACGGCGAAGAAGACGGCGGCGGCCAAGGCCTGA
- the recX gene encoding recombination regulator RecX produces MAEEQADLPGGAPDEPWPTGSGEPAEPGRPARGTGRRRDRRSSGGTRPERSDRHGDTDRRSDTDRFGDADRFGDAEREPSGRGRREEPADPEARARDICLRLLTGAAKTRKQLAEALRRKEIPEEVAERVLSRFEEVGLIDDAAFAAAWVESRHAVRGLSRRALAQELRTKGVAGELVEQAVARVDPEDESEAARALVERKLRTTRGLERDTRIRRLVGMLARRGYGEGLAFRVVRAALDAEDSTDDSPW; encoded by the coding sequence CTGGCCGAGGAGCAGGCCGACCTCCCGGGCGGCGCCCCAGACGAGCCCTGGCCCACCGGATCCGGCGAGCCCGCCGAGCCCGGCCGCCCGGCCCGGGGCACCGGCCGGCGCCGTGACCGGCGGTCGAGCGGTGGCACACGGCCCGAGCGGTCCGACCGCCACGGCGACACCGACCGTCGCAGCGACACCGACCGCTTCGGGGACGCGGACCGCTTCGGTGACGCCGAGCGCGAGCCGTCCGGTCGTGGCCGCCGCGAGGAGCCGGCCGATCCCGAGGCCCGCGCCCGGGACATCTGCCTGCGCCTGCTGACCGGCGCGGCCAAGACCCGCAAGCAGCTGGCCGAGGCGCTGCGCCGCAAGGAGATCCCCGAGGAGGTGGCCGAGCGGGTGCTCTCCCGCTTCGAGGAGGTCGGCCTGATCGACGACGCCGCCTTCGCCGCCGCCTGGGTGGAGTCCCGGCACGCGGTGCGCGGGCTCTCCCGCCGGGCGCTGGCCCAGGAGCTGCGCACCAAGGGCGTCGCCGGGGAGCTGGTGGAGCAGGCGGTGGCCAGGGTCGACCCGGAGGACGAGTCGGAGGCCGCCCGGGCGCTGGTGGAGCGGAAGTTGAGGACGACCCGGGGCCTGGAGCGGGACACCCGGATCCGCCGCCTGGTCGGGATGCTGGCCCGCCGCGGGTACGGCGAGGGTCTGGCCTTCCGGGTGGTCCGGGCCGCGCTGGACGCGGAGGACAGCACCGACGACAGCCCGTGGTGA
- the rny gene encoding ribonuclease Y, protein MGIASGAGSGSPLVWAALVLVGALFLVLGAAWLMFRQRRTELDRREELLLAELHRMHGHEDDLAARAVEAERVRGELAELAAERRRTLERAAGLTAEQARAELLREAESEARREAAVAVREIERQAKADGERRAREIIAASIQRLAAEQTAEAVVTGFKLPNEDMKGRIIGREGRNIRAFEAVTGVNLIVDDTPGVVQLSCFDPVRRESARLTLESLVADGRIHPARIEEAHERSRAEVERLCVRAGEDALLAVRIGEMDPELVRTLGTLRYRTSYGQNVLGHLVESAHIAGMMAAELGVDPELVRRAALLHDIGKALSHEVPGGHAAVGAEFARRHGESPEVVHAIEAHHGEVEPRTVEAVLTQAADACSGGRPGARKESVETYVKRLERLEEIAKAHDGVSKVFAMQAGREVRVMVQPELVDDLRARTIAREVARQVREELTYPGQIRITVVRESRATEFAR, encoded by the coding sequence ATGGGGATCGCTTCGGGGGCGGGGTCGGGTTCTCCGCTGGTGTGGGCCGCCCTGGTGCTGGTCGGGGCGCTGTTCCTGGTGCTGGGCGCCGCCTGGCTGATGTTCCGCCAGCGCCGTACCGAACTGGACCGCCGCGAGGAGCTGCTGCTCGCCGAGCTGCACCGGATGCACGGCCACGAGGACGACCTGGCGGCCCGGGCGGTCGAGGCCGAGCGGGTCCGCGGCGAGCTGGCCGAGCTGGCCGCCGAGCGGCGCCGGACCCTGGAGCGGGCCGCCGGCCTGACGGCGGAGCAGGCCCGGGCCGAGCTGCTGCGGGAGGCCGAGAGCGAGGCCCGCCGGGAGGCGGCGGTGGCCGTCCGGGAGATCGAGCGGCAGGCGAAGGCCGACGGCGAGCGGCGGGCCCGGGAGATCATCGCCGCCTCGATCCAGCGGCTGGCCGCCGAGCAGACCGCCGAGGCCGTGGTGACCGGCTTCAAGCTGCCGAACGAGGACATGAAGGGCCGGATCATCGGCCGGGAGGGCCGCAACATCCGGGCCTTCGAGGCGGTCACCGGGGTCAACCTGATCGTGGACGACACCCCCGGGGTGGTGCAGCTCTCCTGCTTCGACCCGGTGCGCCGGGAGAGTGCCCGGCTGACCCTGGAGTCGCTGGTCGCCGACGGCCGGATCCACCCGGCGCGGATCGAGGAGGCGCACGAGCGCAGCCGGGCCGAGGTGGAGCGGCTGTGCGTGCGGGCCGGGGAGGACGCCCTGCTCGCCGTGCGGATCGGCGAGATGGACCCGGAGCTGGTGCGCACCCTGGGCACCCTGCGCTACCGCACCTCGTACGGGCAGAACGTGCTGGGGCACCTGGTGGAGTCCGCGCACATCGCCGGGATGATGGCGGCCGAGCTGGGCGTGGACCCGGAGCTGGTCCGGCGGGCCGCGCTGCTGCACGACATCGGCAAGGCGCTCAGCCACGAGGTGCCCGGCGGGCACGCGGCGGTGGGCGCGGAGTTCGCCCGGCGGCACGGCGAGTCGCCCGAGGTGGTGCACGCGATCGAGGCCCACCACGGCGAGGTGGAGCCGCGCACCGTGGAGGCGGTGCTGACCCAGGCCGCGGACGCCTGTTCGGGCGGCCGGCCCGGGGCCCGGAAGGAGTCGGTGGAGACGTACGTCAAGCGGCTGGAGCGGCTGGAGGAGATCGCGAAGGCGCACGACGGGGTGTCCAAGGTGTTCGCGATGCAGGCGGGCCGGGAGGTGCGGGTGATGGTCCAGCCGGAGCTGGTGGACGACCTGCGGGCCCGGACGATCGCCCGCGAGGTGGCCCGGCAGGTCCGGGAGGAGCTGACCTACCCGGGGCAGATCCGGATAACGGTGGTCCGGGAGAGCCGGGCGACCGAGTTCGCCCGCTGA
- a CDS encoding FAD-dependent monooxygenase: MDPVIVVGAGPVGLALALALARSEVPSIILDEGSGVCSEGPRSLVLGTDTTAFLTRLGYARAASDAARWDALTVWRRRSEVLRVPLEDRPVLHLPQHRLQRGLRDAVTATPLIQVMPLSRVVELEQDADGVSVRTTGTRDGRDTWWRGSHLVGCDGARSTVRKLLRIRFPGRPAVDRHAVATVRVDLPFPGEARLHREPPWRGDREASARPLPDGLWRLDWRLPPGRPTPAEPVDPHATWPGLVTGDTLLTRVRSALTGWCGELPRYEMLAAADHTAQQRLAARFRVGRCFLAGDAAHLHGALGMQNLVDGLRDAENLAWRLALAWHLHSGGPQPGGSLLDGYETERRGAVGARLRAVDQSMPLLRPLRGWQQTRRSLLTGSFRKHAPLLADGQLGTGRFGGAPAYPAAPSGVPGRVPPQRGTGRGTALTENLPPTAPGVLVPDVPVVTTEGSTERLHSRLGGGFLLLLVAPGTAVWSAEHWLGAGLMPRLAEVAAALPVPTEVLVTEEYPGAGPHTVLLVRPDGHLVGTAQGPRAEALQALAEGFQEQEELPDGGERLREPEAAES, from the coding sequence GTGGACCCGGTGATCGTGGTCGGGGCCGGGCCGGTCGGCCTGGCCCTGGCCCTCGCGCTCGCCCGCAGCGAGGTGCCCAGCATCATCCTCGACGAGGGCTCCGGAGTCTGCTCCGAGGGCCCTCGCTCGCTCGTTCTCGGGACCGACACCACCGCCTTCCTGACCAGGCTGGGCTATGCCCGGGCCGCCTCCGACGCGGCCCGCTGGGACGCCCTCACCGTCTGGCGCCGCCGCTCCGAGGTGCTCCGGGTCCCGCTGGAGGACCGGCCGGTGCTCCACCTCCCCCAGCACCGCCTGCAGCGCGGCCTGCGGGACGCGGTCACCGCGACCCCGCTGATCCAGGTGATGCCGCTGTCCAGGGTGGTCGAGCTGGAGCAGGACGCGGACGGGGTCTCGGTCCGCACCACCGGCACCCGCGACGGCCGGGACACCTGGTGGCGCGGCAGCCACCTGGTCGGCTGCGACGGCGCCCGGTCCACCGTCCGCAAGCTGCTGAGGATCCGCTTCCCCGGCCGGCCCGCCGTCGACCGGCACGCGGTGGCCACCGTCCGGGTCGACCTCCCGTTCCCCGGCGAGGCGCGGCTGCACCGCGAACCGCCGTGGCGCGGCGACCGCGAGGCCTCCGCCCGCCCGCTCCCGGACGGGCTGTGGCGGCTCGACTGGCGGCTCCCGCCCGGCCGGCCCACCCCCGCCGAACCGGTCGACCCGCACGCCACCTGGCCCGGCCTGGTCACCGGCGACACCCTGCTCACCCGGGTCCGCTCCGCCCTCACCGGCTGGTGCGGCGAACTGCCCCGGTACGAGATGCTCGCCGCCGCCGACCACACCGCCCAGCAGCGGCTCGCCGCCCGGTTCCGGGTCGGCCGCTGCTTCCTGGCGGGCGACGCCGCCCACCTGCACGGCGCCCTCGGCATGCAGAACCTGGTCGACGGGCTGCGCGACGCCGAGAACCTCGCCTGGCGACTCGCCCTCGCCTGGCATCTCCACTCCGGCGGCCCGCAGCCGGGCGGCTCGCTGCTCGACGGGTACGAGACCGAGCGGCGCGGCGCGGTCGGCGCCCGGCTGCGCGCGGTGGACCAGAGCATGCCGCTGCTGCGCCCGCTGCGCGGCTGGCAGCAGACCCGCCGCTCGCTGCTGACCGGCTCGTTCCGCAAGCACGCCCCGCTGCTGGCGGACGGTCAGCTGGGCACCGGCCGGTTCGGCGGCGCCCCCGCCTACCCGGCCGCGCCCTCCGGGGTGCCCGGGCGGGTCCCCCCGCAGCGCGGCACGGGCCGCGGCACCGCGCTCACCGAGAACCTCCCCCCCACCGCCCCCGGCGTGCTGGTCCCGGACGTCCCGGTGGTCACCACCGAGGGCTCCACCGAACGACTGCACAGCCGCCTCGGCGGCGGGTTCCTGCTGCTGCTGGTCGCGCCGGGCACCGCGGTCTGGTCCGCCGAGCACTGGCTCGGTGCCGGCCTGATGCCCCGGCTGGCCGAGGTGGCGGCGGCGCTGCCGGTCCCGACCGAGGTGCTGGTCACCGAGGAGTACCCGGGGGCCGGCCCGCACACCGTGCTGCTGGTCCGGCCGGACGGCCACCTGGTGGGTACCGCGCAGGGCCCGCGGGCCGAGGCGCTGCAGGCCCTCGCCGAGGGCTTCCAGGAGCAGGAGGAGCTGCCGGACGGCGGCGAGCGGCTGCGCGAACCGGAGGCCGCGGAGAGCTGA
- a CDS encoding amino acid ABC transporter permease, producing the protein MSSATASVLYDAPGPRARVRYRILGALALLGIAGLIWYAYSSLNEAGQFSPEMWEPFQYKKVQERLLDGVVSTLQAFGLAALFSLVLGVLLAVGRYADNAVIRTCCTAFTEFFRAMPLLIMIFALYQTVFSREPMWALVIGLTLYNGSVQAEILRGGINALPSGQSEAAYALGMRKSQVLLTILLPQAVRAMLPAMIGQLVVTLKDTSLGYIITYPELLYVGKLIASTTSTPEGYPYIPVVLVVTPIYVGMCLLLTALATWLEARARRGANRRTPAAA; encoded by the coding sequence ATGAGCTCCGCGACCGCGTCCGTCCTCTACGACGCCCCCGGCCCCCGGGCCCGCGTCCGCTACCGGATCCTCGGCGCCCTGGCCCTGCTCGGCATCGCCGGCCTGATCTGGTACGCCTACTCCAGCCTGAACGAGGCCGGGCAGTTCTCGCCCGAGATGTGGGAGCCGTTCCAGTACAAGAAGGTGCAGGAGCGCCTGCTCGACGGCGTGGTCTCCACCCTGCAGGCGTTCGGGCTGGCGGCGCTGTTCTCGCTGGTGCTCGGTGTGCTGCTGGCCGTCGGCCGGTACGCGGACAACGCGGTCATCCGGACCTGCTGCACGGCGTTCACGGAGTTCTTCCGGGCGATGCCGCTGCTGATCATGATCTTCGCGCTGTACCAGACGGTCTTCAGCCGTGAGCCGATGTGGGCGCTGGTGATCGGCCTGACCCTGTACAACGGCTCGGTCCAGGCCGAGATCCTCCGCGGCGGCATCAACGCCCTGCCGAGCGGCCAGTCCGAGGCGGCGTACGCGCTCGGCATGCGCAAGTCCCAGGTCCTGCTGACCATCCTGCTGCCGCAGGCGGTCCGCGCGATGCTGCCGGCGATGATCGGCCAGCTGGTGGTCACCCTCAAGGACACCTCGCTCGGCTACATCATCACCTACCCCGAGCTGCTGTACGTGGGCAAGCTCATCGCGAGCACCACCTCCACCCCCGAGGGCTACCCCTACATCCCGGTGGTCCTGGTGGTCACGCCGATCTACGTCGGCATGTGCCTGCTGCTCACCGCGCTCGCGACCTGGCTGGAGGCGCGTGCCCGACGCGGCGCGAACCGGCGTACACCGGCCGCTGCTTGA
- a CDS encoding amino acid ABC transporter permease, translating into MDMLLEDGNFSIYLRGFLQTIELSAISAVLALLLGALLAAFRVSPVPVLRVFGTTWVTVFRNTPLTLLFFAVVFGLPRLDVHLDNFTFAVIALSAYTGSFVCEVLRSGINTVPLGQAEAARSLGMGFGQTLGLVVLPQAARTVLTPMSSIFIALPRNAAVAGAFNVAEMFSVQKVLTEKGYAIIPIFLWVAMAYLVLSFSISGLFRFLEKRLAVVR; encoded by the coding sequence ATGGACATGCTGCTCGAGGACGGCAATTTCTCCATATACCTCCGCGGCTTCCTGCAGACGATCGAGCTGAGTGCGATCAGCGCCGTGCTCGCCCTGCTGCTGGGCGCCTTGCTGGCGGCCTTCCGGGTGTCCCCGGTGCCGGTGCTCCGGGTCTTCGGCACCACCTGGGTCACCGTCTTCCGGAACACCCCGCTCACCCTGCTGTTCTTCGCGGTGGTCTTCGGCCTCCCCCGGCTCGACGTCCACCTCGACAACTTCACCTTCGCGGTGATCGCGCTCAGCGCGTACACCGGCAGCTTCGTCTGCGAGGTGCTGCGGTCCGGGATCAACACCGTGCCGCTCGGCCAGGCCGAGGCCGCCCGAAGCCTGGGCATGGGCTTCGGTCAGACCCTCGGCCTGGTCGTCCTCCCCCAGGCGGCGCGGACCGTGCTCACCCCGATGAGCAGCATCTTCATCGCACTCCCGAGGAACGCGGCGGTCGCCGGCGCGTTCAACGTGGCCGAGATGTTCTCCGTGCAGAAGGTCCTGACCGAGAAGGGCTACGCCATCATCCCGATCTTCCTCTGGGTGGCCATGGCCTACCTGGTCCTCAGCTTCAGCATCAGCGGCCTGTTCCGCTTCCTGGAGAAGCGTCTGGCGGTGGTCCGATGA
- a CDS encoding glutamate ABC transporter substrate-binding protein, protein MRTRRTIAVALAVIALTATAACGKEGSPNAEGGDSAAKLPTYAVKSDVKIASKALEDAKKNGKLIIGAKSDQPFLGFEDTSTGTRTGFDIEIAKMVAADLGFSPEQIDFKTINSANRETALKDGQIHLYVGTYTINDERKKSVGFAGPYYVAGQDLLVQKTNSDITGKDSVKGKNICSATGSTSVKRIKDLGGTTTEYDAYSLCVDKLLTGEVDGVTTDDAILKGFAAKNPNKLKVVGQPFSKEPYGVGMSKDDKALRDAVNDALKAHEDNGDWKKAYDATLGLSGAAAPEVPQLERY, encoded by the coding sequence ATGAGGACTCGTCGTACCATCGCCGTCGCGCTCGCCGTCATCGCGCTGACCGCCACCGCCGCCTGCGGCAAGGAGGGCTCGCCGAACGCCGAGGGCGGCGACTCGGCCGCCAAGCTCCCCACCTACGCGGTGAAGTCGGATGTCAAGATCGCCTCCAAGGCCCTGGAGGACGCCAAGAAGAACGGCAAGCTGATCATCGGCGCCAAGTCCGACCAGCCGTTCCTGGGCTTCGAGGACACCTCCACCGGCACCCGCACCGGCTTCGACATCGAGATCGCCAAGATGGTCGCCGCCGACCTGGGCTTCTCCCCCGAGCAGATCGACTTCAAGACGATCAACTCGGCCAACCGCGAGACCGCCCTCAAGGACGGCCAGATCCACCTGTACGTCGGCACGTACACCATCAACGACGAGCGCAAGAAGTCGGTCGGCTTCGCGGGCCCGTACTACGTGGCCGGCCAGGACCTGCTGGTCCAGAAGACCAACAGCGACATCACCGGCAAGGACTCGGTCAAGGGCAAGAACATCTGCTCGGCCACCGGCTCCACCTCGGTCAAGCGGATCAAGGACCTCGGTGGCACCACCACCGAGTACGACGCCTACTCGCTGTGCGTGGACAAGCTGCTGACCGGCGAGGTCGACGGAGTCACCACCGACGACGCGATCCTCAAGGGCTTCGCCGCCAAGAACCCGAACAAGCTCAAGGTCGTCGGCCAGCCGTTCTCCAAGGAGCCCTACGGCGTCGGCATGTCCAAGGACGACAAGGCCCTGCGTGACGCCGTCAACGACGCGCTGAAGGCGCACGAGGACAACGGCGACTGGAAGAAGGCCTACGACGCCACCCTCGGCCTCTCCGGCGCCGCGGCCCCCGAGGTCCCGCAGCTCGAGCGCTACTGA